In the genome of Aspergillus luchuensis IFO 4308 DNA, chromosome 2, nearly complete sequence, one region contains:
- a CDS encoding C2H2-type zinc finger protein (COG:K;~EggNog:ENOG410PSX7;~InterPro:IPR036236,IPR013087) codes for MPPPASSVDFSNLLNPQSNSTDSTPSTPVDSSKTPSTPSSTQSNSNMASSVSLLPPLMKGARPATEEVRQDLPRPYKCPLCDRAFHRLEHQTRHIRTHTGEKPHACQFPGCTKRFSRSDELTRHSRIHNNPNSRRSNKAQHLAAAAAAAAGQDNAMANTASAMMPPPSKPMTRSAPVSQVGSPDISPPHSFSNYASHMRSNLGPYARNSERASSGMDINLLATAASQVERDEHFSFHAGPRNHHLFSSRHHGSGRLPSLSAYAITHNMSRSHSHEDDDGYSHRVKRSRPNSPNSTAPSSPTFSHDSLSPTPDHTPLATPAHSPRLRPLGSSDLHLPSIRHLSLHHTPALAPMEPQPEGPNYYSPSQGHHGPSISDIMSKPDGTQRKLPVPQVPKVAVQDMLNPGSGFSSVTSSTANSVAGGDLAERF; via the coding sequence ATGCCGCCACCGGCCTCTTCAGTAGATTTCTCAAATCTGCTGAACCCTCAAAGCAATTCCACTGATTCtaccccttccacccctgTGGACAGCTCCAAGACTCCTTCTACTCCGTCCAGCACACAGTCGAACTCCAACATGGCGTCGTCAGTCAGCCTACTTCCGCCGCTCATGAAGGGTGCCCGGCCTGCGACCGAAGAAGTGCGTCAGGATCTTCCCCGCCCTTACAAGTGCCCCCTCTGCGATCGCGCGTTCCACCGTCTGGAGCACCAGACAAGACATATTCGCACGCATACGGGTGAAAAGCCACACGCCTGCCAATTCCCCGGCTGCACCAAGCGCTTCAGTCGTTCTGATGAGCTTACGCGCCACTCGCGAATCCACAACAACCCTAATTCGAGGCGCAGCAACAAGGCTCAGCATCTGGCCGcggctgctgcagctgctgcagggCAGGACAACGCCATGGCCAACACCGCCAGCGCTATGATGCCTCCTCCCAGCAAGCCAATGACCCGGTCGGCCCCCGTGTCGCAGGTCGGCTCCCCCGACATTTCTCCCCCTcactccttctccaactacGCCAGTCACATGCGGTCGAATTTGGGCCCGTATGCTCGCAATAGCGAACGGGCATCGTCGGGCATGGACATTAACCTCCTGGCGACGGCTGCGTCGCAGGTGGAACGCGACGAACACTTCAGCTTCCATGCAGGGCCACGCAATCACCATCTGTTCAGCTCGCGCCACCACGGAAGTGGCCGTCTGCCCTCATTGTCTGCTTACGCGATCACACACAACATGAGCCGGTCGCATTCacatgaagacgacgacggtTATTCGCACCGTGTGAAACGTTCAAGACCCAACTCTCCCAACTCGActgctccttcctctcccaccttctcccacgACTCCCTCTCACCCACTCCCGATCACACTCCCTTGGCGACTCCCGCTCACTCGCCGCGCTTGAGACCCCTGGGCTCCAGCGATCTGCATTTGCCGTCTATCCGTCATCTGTCGCTCCACCACACACCAGCTCTTGCTCCGATGGAGCCACAACCGGAAGGGCCCAACTACTACAGTCCTTCCCAGGGTCACCATGGTCCTAGTATCTCGGACATCATGTCTAAACCGGACGGAACACAGCGCAAGCTGCCAGTCCCTCAGGTGCCGAAAGTCGCCGTTCAGGATATGTTGAATCCTGGTAGTGGATTCTCGTCGGTCACTTCGTCGACCGCGAATTCCGTTGCCGGTGGTGACCTGGCCGAACGTTTCTAA